The Thermoleophilum album genome contains a region encoding:
- a CDS encoding sodium:calcium antiporter: protein MSALGAIGSVLVGVALVVWGAERLVDGLLATAARIGISAFALTALLSGFEAENLAAGIAANLQRLPGAAAGTFLGGTTFLAIGVAGIGALAAPIRVQLPLRTLLYVAATLLLLLLLLGSDGRLSRIDGVLLLAWFAVAIVGFARGGERRDDPDDPVDAPRRGRVPGVVLLTSGLVVLTVGGALLGRGIRSAAQAFGVSATLLGNTVVAASVELEEVARVTVPSRRGRGDLAVANLLGTVIHFAAFNAGLIALIKPLTLDASSRALHLPVCVAATLLLCLMLKLRGGIGRWEGAMLLAAYVLYLALAVAFGS, encoded by the coding sequence GTGTCGGCGCTTGGGGCGATCGGTTCGGTGTTGGTCGGTGTGGCGTTGGTCGTTTGGGGTGCCGAACGCCTGGTCGACGGCTTGCTCGCGACCGCCGCTCGGATCGGCATCTCGGCGTTCGCGCTAACGGCGTTGCTCTCTGGCTTCGAGGCCGAGAACCTCGCGGCCGGCATCGCCGCCAACCTGCAGCGGCTGCCCGGGGCGGCGGCCGGCACCTTTCTCGGCGGCACCACCTTTTTGGCGATCGGTGTGGCCGGTATCGGGGCACTGGCAGCGCCGATTCGCGTCCAGCTGCCGCTGCGCACCCTGCTCTACGTCGCGGCTACACTGCTGCTGCTGCTGCTGTTGCTGGGCAGCGACGGACGACTCTCGCGGATCGATGGCGTGTTGCTGCTGGCCTGGTTCGCGGTGGCGATCGTGGGCTTCGCCCGGGGCGGCGAGCGCAGAGACGACCCCGACGACCCCGTCGACGCCCCGCGGCGCGGTCGCGTGCCCGGGGTGGTGCTGCTGACAAGCGGTCTTGTCGTGTTGACGGTCGGTGGCGCACTGCTGGGACGCGGCATTCGCAGCGCTGCGCAAGCCTTCGGTGTCTCCGCGACGCTGCTCGGCAACACTGTGGTGGCGGCCAGTGTCGAGCTCGAAGAGGTCGCGCGCGTCACAGTGCCGAGCCGTCGGGGTCGCGGCGACCTCGCGGTCGCGAACCTGCTCGGCACCGTCATCCACTTTGCGGCCTTCAACGCCGGCTTAATCGCTCTAATCAAGCCGCTAACGCTCGACGCGAGCTCGCGCGCCCTGCACCTTCCGGTGTGCGTGGCGGCCACCTTGCTGCTGTGTCTCATGCTCAAGTTGCGGGGTGGTATCGGGCGGTGGGAGGGGGCGATGCTGCTCGCCGCCTACGTCTTGTACTTGGCGCTTGCCGTCGCCTTCGGCAGCTAG
- a CDS encoding acetolactate synthase: MATEVGQDAQAKAAERLHGGRLVARRLKAHGVERLFTLSGGHLFSIYDGCRSEGIALVDVRHEQTAAFAAEGHAKVTREPGVCALTAGPGVTNGMSAIASALQNRSPMVVLGGRAPAFRWGQGSLQEIDHVPFVAPLTKFAATPKTTAEIPQLVDRAFAAALTPPTGPSFVDFPLDLVFMESEDPADRPAERPDPRALPPADEQSLARACELLRGAERPVVMAGTGLYWAHAEDALRDLCERGRIPAFANGLARGCLPPSHDLWFSRTRAHALKRADVALVVGAPLDFRLGFGGAFGEDTKLIVIGDARPERPHPRAVDVELYGGVAATLSALADAVAAAPPREQWVAELRRLENERREAERAELRDDRAPLHPLRVLGELQQLLQPGAIVIGDGGDFVSFAGRVIEVDEPGCWLDPGPYGCLGCGPGYALAAKLARPDRQVCLLLGDGAFGFAGLEFDTFVRHGLPIVAVCGNNGIWALEKHPMEFVYGYSVVADLRPGTRYDLVVEALGGHGELVERPDQLRPALERAFAAGKPALVNVLCDPSVVYPRRANLA; the protein is encoded by the coding sequence ATGGCTACCGAGGTCGGTCAAGACGCGCAAGCGAAGGCCGCTGAGCGCTTGCACGGCGGGCGCCTCGTCGCACGGCGTCTGAAGGCGCACGGGGTGGAGCGCCTTTTCACCCTCTCGGGTGGTCACCTCTTCTCGATCTACGACGGTTGTCGCAGTGAGGGGATCGCCCTGGTCGACGTGCGGCATGAGCAGACCGCGGCCTTCGCCGCGGAAGGTCACGCGAAGGTGACGCGAGAGCCGGGCGTCTGCGCGCTAACCGCTGGGCCCGGCGTCACGAACGGCATGAGCGCCATCGCTTCGGCTCTCCAGAACCGTTCACCGATGGTCGTGCTCGGCGGCCGCGCCCCGGCCTTCCGCTGGGGTCAGGGCTCGCTGCAGGAGATCGACCACGTGCCGTTCGTAGCGCCACTCACCAAGTTCGCGGCGACGCCGAAGACGACCGCCGAAATCCCGCAGCTCGTGGACCGCGCGTTTGCCGCCGCGCTTACGCCACCGACCGGGCCGTCATTCGTCGACTTCCCACTCGATCTCGTCTTTATGGAGAGCGAAGACCCGGCCGATCGCCCGGCCGAGAGGCCTGACCCGCGAGCTCTGCCGCCCGCCGATGAACAGTCGTTGGCGCGGGCCTGCGAGCTGTTACGTGGCGCCGAGCGCCCGGTCGTTATGGCCGGCACCGGCCTCTACTGGGCGCACGCCGAAGACGCTCTGCGCGACCTATGCGAGCGCGGACGGATCCCGGCTTTTGCCAACGGCCTCGCCCGCGGATGCCTGCCACCGTCGCACGACCTGTGGTTCTCCCGCACCCGCGCGCATGCGTTGAAACGGGCCGATGTTGCGCTGGTGGTGGGTGCGCCGCTTGACTTCCGGCTCGGCTTCGGCGGCGCCTTCGGCGAGGACACGAAGTTGATCGTGATCGGCGATGCGCGCCCCGAGCGTCCGCATCCGCGCGCCGTCGATGTCGAGCTTTACGGTGGTGTTGCGGCGACCCTCTCGGCGCTGGCCGACGCTGTCGCTGCGGCGCCCCCTCGCGAGCAGTGGGTGGCCGAGCTGCGGCGACTAGAGAACGAGCGGCGTGAGGCTGAGCGTGCGGAGCTTCGCGACGACCGTGCGCCACTGCACCCGCTGCGCGTGCTCGGCGAGCTGCAACAGCTGCTCCAGCCGGGCGCGATCGTGATCGGCGACGGTGGCGACTTCGTTTCCTTTGCCGGGCGCGTGATCGAGGTCGACGAGCCGGGTTGCTGGCTCGATCCAGGTCCCTACGGGTGTCTCGGCTGCGGCCCGGGCTACGCGCTTGCGGCGAAGCTCGCGCGACCCGACCGTCAGGTTTGTCTGCTGCTCGGTGACGGTGCTTTCGGTTTCGCGGGGCTCGAGTTCGACACCTTTGTGCGCCACGGCCTTCCGATCGTCGCGGTCTGTGGCAACAACGGAATCTGGGCGCTCGAGAAGCACCCGATGGAGTTCGTCTACGGCTACTCGGTCGTAGCCGATTTGCGACCCGGCACACGCTACGACCTGGTGGTCGAAGCGCTCGGCGGGCACGGCGAGCTGGTCGAGCGGCCAGACCAGCTGCGCCCCGCGCTAGAGCGGGCATTTGCTGCCGGCAAGCCGGCCCTCGTGAACGTGCTCTGCGACCCCTCGGTCGTCTATCCACGCAGAGCGAACCTGGCTTGA
- a CDS encoding adenylate/guanylate cyclase domain-containing protein, producing MRVLRALYRALGHRYFVLFAAFEIFSAVLITIATVALFALYTRMSGRELAEVMAVALGCVTVSLALAIKRGAKVARPLVDWIRAGRPERDALRAWRTAVSLPREVIVDNSWRPFVLVSVPVATYYTLRFGLPFWATIVIALSALVSVAYAAVLHFLASEQFMRPVLEDVAGRLPSTLTGVPPGISLRWKLLGALPVMNVATGVVVAGLSSPTRGTLFQLGIDVLLAVAVAFTVSLELTWLISRSVLAQIEELMRAIARVAEGDLSARARVTSGDELGALAGSFNAMVQGLAERETLREALGTYLGTREIVERVVAEGEMLAGQELDATVLFCDISGFTAYAERATPRETVALLNRFYEAAIPEVNNHRGHANKLLGDGLLAVFGAPERLDDHADAALEAAIAIVGRVRERLPAGLGVGIGLNSGPVVVGSVGGGGRLDFTVIGDTVNVAARVERATRRTGDVILITEATRERLQRVTLPLISRGSLELRGKSQPVDVFAVALEQRAQLTEGAGAGERFRSV from the coding sequence ATGCGCGTCCTGCGCGCGCTCTACCGGGCGCTCGGCCACCGCTACTTCGTGCTCTTCGCCGCCTTCGAGATCTTCTCGGCGGTGCTGATCACGATCGCCACCGTCGCGCTCTTCGCCCTCTACACGAGGATGAGCGGGCGCGAGCTGGCGGAGGTTATGGCTGTCGCTCTCGGCTGTGTGACGGTCTCGCTAGCGCTCGCGATCAAGCGCGGCGCGAAGGTCGCACGGCCCCTAGTCGATTGGATCCGGGCAGGACGCCCCGAGCGCGACGCGCTGCGCGCCTGGCGCACCGCGGTGTCGCTTCCCCGCGAGGTGATCGTCGACAACAGCTGGCGACCCTTCGTGCTCGTCTCGGTGCCGGTAGCGACCTACTACACACTGCGTTTCGGCCTGCCGTTCTGGGCGACGATCGTGATTGCACTGAGCGCTCTCGTGTCGGTGGCATACGCCGCGGTGCTCCACTTCCTGGCCTCCGAGCAGTTCATGCGACCGGTCTTGGAGGACGTTGCGGGTCGACTGCCGTCGACACTGACGGGCGTTCCGCCCGGCATCTCGCTGCGCTGGAAACTGCTCGGTGCGCTACCGGTGATGAACGTCGCGACCGGCGTGGTGGTGGCCGGTCTCTCCTCGCCGACGCGGGGCACCCTCTTCCAGCTGGGGATCGACGTGCTGCTGGCGGTGGCGGTCGCTTTCACCGTCTCGCTGGAGCTGACTTGGCTGATTTCGCGCTCGGTGTTGGCGCAGATCGAGGAGCTGATGCGCGCAATCGCGCGGGTCGCCGAGGGCGATCTGTCGGCCCGCGCAAGGGTCACGTCCGGCGACGAGCTCGGTGCGCTGGCGGGCAGCTTCAACGCGATGGTGCAGGGCCTCGCCGAGCGGGAGACGCTGCGCGAGGCGCTCGGCACGTACCTCGGCACGCGCGAGATCGTCGAGCGGGTCGTCGCGGAAGGCGAGATGCTCGCCGGCCAAGAGCTCGACGCGACCGTCCTCTTTTGCGACATCAGCGGGTTCACGGCTTACGCCGAGCGAGCGACGCCGCGCGAAACGGTGGCCCTGCTCAACCGCTTTTATGAGGCGGCGATCCCGGAGGTGAACAATCACCGGGGGCACGCGAACAAGCTGCTCGGCGACGGACTGCTGGCGGTGTTCGGCGCGCCCGAACGCCTCGACGACCACGCCGACGCAGCGCTCGAGGCGGCGATCGCGATCGTTGGCCGTGTGCGCGAGCGTCTACCGGCCGGACTTGGTGTCGGGATCGGACTGAACTCGGGTCCGGTGGTGGTCGGTTCGGTCGGCGGCGGTGGGCGGCTCGATTTCACCGTGATCGGTGACACCGTCAACGTTGCCGCGCGGGTGGAACGGGCGACCAGGCGCACCGGTGACGTGATCCTGATTACGGAAGCGACGCGCGAGCGCCTCCAGCGCGTGACCCTGCCGCTGATCTCGCGGGGCTCCCTGGAACTACGCGGCAAGAGCCAGCCGGTGGATGTCTTTGCGGTTGCTCTCGAGCAGCGTGCCCAACTGACCGAGGGGGCCGGAGCGGGCGAGCGTTTCCGCAGCGTCTAA
- a CDS encoding metallophosphoesterase family protein: protein MQRVAVITDIHANLPALEAALAQIAKLGVDAVYCGGDLVGYGPHPNEVCRLVEERGIPTIYGNYDYAIARDLADCGCAYVTQHERELGQRSVNWTLANTDRRSKEFMRALPFDLRFELGGVRVRLVHGSPRKVNEYLFEDKPARTLERIARLADCDVLVFGHTHKPWIREHGGVLFVNCGSVGKPKDGDPRAAFALIETDERGEVRARIERVVYDAKAVARDVVAAGLPVEYAEKLLAAA from the coding sequence ATGCAGCGGGTCGCCGTCATCACCGACATTCACGCCAACCTGCCGGCGCTCGAAGCCGCACTCGCTCAGATCGCGAAACTTGGTGTCGATGCCGTCTACTGCGGCGGCGACCTAGTGGGCTACGGCCCGCACCCCAACGAGGTCTGCCGGCTGGTCGAGGAGCGTGGCATCCCGACCATCTACGGCAACTACGACTACGCGATCGCCCGCGACCTTGCGGACTGCGGTTGCGCCTACGTCACCCAGCACGAACGGGAGCTCGGTCAGCGCTCGGTCAACTGGACGCTCGCCAACACCGATCGCCGCTCGAAGGAGTTCATGCGCGCGCTTCCCTTCGACCTGCGCTTCGAGCTCGGCGGCGTGCGCGTGCGGCTCGTGCACGGCTCGCCGCGCAAGGTCAACGAGTACCTGTTCGAGGACAAGCCGGCGCGGACGCTCGAGCGGATCGCCCGCCTGGCTGATTGCGACGTGCTCGTCTTCGGCCACACGCACAAGCCCTGGATCCGCGAGCACGGCGGCGTCCTGTTCGTCAACTGCGGCTCGGTCGGCAAGCCCAAGGACGGCGATCCGCGCGCGGCGTTCGCGCTGATCGAGACCGACGAGCGGGGTGAGGTGCGCGCGCGCATCGAGCGGGTCGTCTACGACGCCAAGGCAGTGGCGCGGGACGTCGTCGCCGCGGGGCTGCCGGTCGAGTACGCCGAAAAGCTGTTGGCGGCGGCGTAG
- a CDS encoding alcohol dehydrogenase catalytic domain-containing protein: MLSAGPPATPKPSQPQNALVTTSAPSCGSDLWPYRGLPETPDGQPMGHEAIGVVEEIGSEVRSLRPGDFVIMPFAISDGSCEICREGLTTACRRGGFFGTLPGTGAQAEAVRVPLADGTLYKLPFGEEQDERLLASLLTLSDVMGTGHHAAITARVEPGKSVAVVGDGAVGRVGVPQHRALPGGDLSFYRNVAVAGGPAPTRTYIPELLPDVLEGRIDPGRVFDRTLPLEETPAGYRAMAEREAIKVLLRP; this comes from the coding sequence GTGCTCAGCGCCGGTCCGCCTGCTACGCCGAAGCCCAGCCAGCCGCAGAACGCACTGGTGACGACTAGCGCCCCGAGTTGCGGCAGCGATCTCTGGCCGTACCGCGGCTTACCGGAAACTCCCGACGGTCAACCAATGGGCCACGAAGCGATCGGCGTGGTCGAGGAGATCGGTAGCGAGGTGAGGTCGCTGCGGCCCGGTGACTTCGTGATCATGCCGTTCGCGATCTCCGACGGCAGCTGCGAGATCTGCCGTGAGGGGCTCACCACGGCGTGCCGGCGCGGCGGCTTTTTCGGAACGCTGCCCGGCACCGGCGCGCAGGCCGAGGCGGTGCGCGTCCCCCTGGCTGACGGCACCCTCTACAAGCTGCCGTTCGGAGAGGAGCAGGACGAGCGGCTGCTGGCCTCGCTTTTGACGCTCTCCGATGTGATGGGAACTGGTCACCACGCGGCGATCACCGCGCGCGTCGAGCCGGGCAAAAGCGTGGCGGTGGTCGGCGATGGGGCGGTCGGCCGCGTCGGCGTTCCCCAGCACCGGGCGCTGCCGGGCGGCGACCTTTCCTTCTACCGCAACGTCGCGGTCGCCGGTGGACCGGCACCGACCCGCACCTACATCCCCGAGCTTCTGCCCGACGTGCTCGAAGGTCGCATCGATCCCGGGCGCGTCTTCGACCGCACGCTCCCGCTCGAAGAGACCCCGGCCGGCTACCGGGCGATGGCTGAGCGGGAGGCCATCAAGGTGTTGCTGAGGCCCTGA
- a CDS encoding Ppx/GppA phosphatase family protein gives MRVAVIDIGSNSTRLLVCDASEGQLREIARSNRVTRLGEGVDRSGELTAGARERTLTAVCEFARRARELGSERIVAVATQAVREARNGRLFVAELASRCGVEARVLSGTDEARLTFIGAVCTQGSRPASVAGGATADQVTAVDRGAAAGRQPAVAVIDVGGGSTEIAIGDAVGNFWAEVSLPLGVVRQTERHLRHDPPCAEELEALEHEACAVLAEGVARLGATAERVAWRGGDRSLEVARAIAVAGTATSLAAIDQRLDPYDPQRVHGYELSVTRVRELLGELAALPLAERRRLPGLHPDRAPTIVAGCVILLCALRSLAVDAVTVSEHDLLHGVAAATALKSCATSVEFGRKTGERWRAGL, from the coding sequence ATGCGCGTCGCGGTGATCGACATCGGCAGCAACTCGACGCGGCTCCTGGTGTGTGACGCGAGCGAAGGCCAGCTCCGCGAGATTGCGCGCAGCAACCGCGTGACGCGACTCGGCGAAGGAGTCGACCGCTCCGGTGAGCTCACGGCAGGTGCGCGCGAGCGCACGCTCACGGCGGTCTGCGAGTTCGCCCGACGCGCCCGCGAACTCGGCAGCGAGCGGATCGTGGCGGTCGCCACGCAGGCCGTGCGCGAAGCCCGCAACGGTCGCCTATTCGTCGCCGAGCTGGCCTCGCGTTGCGGCGTCGAGGCGCGGGTGTTGAGCGGCACCGACGAGGCTCGCCTGACCTTTATCGGCGCCGTCTGCACGCAAGGATCGCGGCCCGCCTCCGTCGCCGGCGGAGCCACCGCCGACCAAGTGACTGCCGTCGATCGAGGGGCCGCGGCCGGCCGCCAACCGGCGGTCGCCGTGATCGACGTTGGGGGAGGCAGCACCGAGATCGCCATTGGTGACGCCGTTGGCAACTTTTGGGCGGAGGTCTCCCTACCGCTCGGTGTCGTGCGCCAGACGGAGCGCCATCTGCGGCACGATCCGCCGTGCGCCGAGGAGCTCGAGGCGCTCGAACACGAAGCTTGCGCGGTCCTTGCGGAAGGCGTTGCACGCCTCGGGGCGACGGCGGAGCGCGTCGCGTGGCGCGGCGGCGACCGATCGCTGGAGGTAGCGAGAGCGATCGCCGTCGCTGGGACCGCCACCTCGCTAGCAGCGATCGATCAACGGCTCGACCCCTACGACCCGCAGCGCGTGCATGGCTACGAGCTGTCGGTCACGCGGGTGCGCGAGCTGCTTGGAGAGCTCGCTGCCCTGCCGCTGGCCGAACGGAGACGGCTGCCCGGACTACACCCAGACCGTGCGCCGACGATCGTCGCCGGTTGCGTCATCCTCCTCTGCGCACTCCGGTCGCTCGCCGTCGACGCCGTAACCGTGAGCGAGCACGACCTCTTGCACGGCGTCGCAGCCGCCACCGCACTGAAATCTTGTGCAACAAGCGTCGAATTTGGCCGAAAGACTGGCGAGCGTTGGAGGGCTGGTCTATAG
- a CDS encoding ArsR/SmtB family transcription factor gives MPIDLEIAPKKKRSAGERRREPVVCPAVERREAERMAAVAKALGDPVRLQLVDVLRKHAGQVCVCELVPLFELSQPTVSHHLKVLREAGIVGCERRGLWAYYYVNPDALAELSQWLNA, from the coding sequence ATGCCGATCGATCTGGAGATCGCTCCCAAGAAGAAGCGCTCCGCAGGTGAGCGCCGCCGTGAGCCGGTCGTCTGCCCGGCCGTCGAGCGCCGCGAGGCCGAGCGCATGGCCGCGGTCGCCAAGGCGCTCGGCGACCCGGTCCGCCTGCAGCTGGTCGACGTGCTGCGGAAGCACGCAGGCCAGGTCTGCGTCTGCGAGCTGGTGCCGCTCTTCGAGCTCTCCCAGCCGACGGTCTCGCATCACCTCAAGGTGCTGCGCGAGGCGGGCATCGTCGGCTGCGAGCGCCGCGGCCTGTGGGCCTACTACTACGTCAACCCCGACGCACTGGCGGAGTTATCACAATGGCTCAATGCCTAA
- a CDS encoding PP2C family protein-serine/threonine phosphatase: MPSLVVLRFARSTPPRGGPRLTALVAPWLCAALLLSGAPVSGPFWSAAKAPAVSAKMKPAPAKNGGSPAHEGGSPAPAKARGRAQGKTERPPTAQRPPKAPKRALAAAAAAGGGAAAASGGGAGANGADAPSSGGPGSGAAGTGGSGPGAGSGAASPPRTQPSGAGSNGRERSRSERRGRSPKRAPGRRAAARAGRRLRAQVGSRTFSHRTPRIVAPIGSSAPKGQRPEQRSAGARPETHETSGVERTVLRIVEVVPPELRAGVLALGALAALFAAWSLYSVVHARRLERQRRELLDEVGLLQSALLPSVPERIGSARVSVAYRPADGPAAGGDFYDALELSDGRAAFVLGDVSGHGRQALARTAFMRYTLRAYLEAGLEPRAVLEVAGRVIGESLDGEFATTIVAVYDPRAGTLTYACAGHPPPLVLAPEPFDPIVLGSAPPIGVGVRTGVRQTTVPLPPGSLACLFTDGLTEARVRPGEVLGRARLERIVERLPRPAAAGRLLEQVARSASVSDDMAVCLIEPLASVSAGSFRVEELELAAEELEGPLALRFLGACGVGPERAREVREEARRVARAHGAAVVRAVLGVRTSVSVAPANVVDLEGAARLRGRRIA, encoded by the coding sequence ATGCCGTCCTTAGTCGTGCTCCGTTTCGCCCGCTCGACTCCGCCGCGCGGCGGGCCGCGCCTGACCGCGCTCGTCGCTCCTTGGCTCTGCGCTGCGCTGCTGCTGAGCGGTGCGCCCGTCAGCGGACCTTTCTGGTCGGCTGCGAAAGCGCCGGCCGTGAGCGCCAAGATGAAGCCCGCGCCCGCGAAAAACGGCGGGTCGCCTGCCCACGAAGGCGGGTCGCCGGCGCCGGCGAAGGCGCGCGGGCGCGCGCAAGGCAAAACGGAGCGCCCGCCGACGGCGCAGCGCCCACCGAAAGCGCCCAAGCGCGCCCTCGCAGCGGCAGCAGCGGCAGGCGGGGGCGCGGCGGCGGCGAGCGGTGGCGGGGCGGGCGCCAACGGAGCGGACGCGCCGAGCAGCGGCGGGCCGGGCAGCGGTGCTGCGGGCACCGGCGGTAGCGGGCCCGGGGCCGGCAGCGGCGCGGCGTCGCCGCCCCGAACCCAGCCGAGTGGCGCTGGCAGCAACGGTCGCGAGCGCTCGCGCAGCGAGCGTCGGGGGCGCTCCCCCAAGCGCGCTCCCGGGCGCCGCGCGGCGGCCCGTGCGGGGCGGCGGCTGCGCGCGCAGGTCGGCTCGCGCACGTTCTCCCACCGGACGCCTCGAATCGTCGCGCCGATCGGTTCGTCGGCGCCGAAAGGTCAGCGCCCCGAGCAGCGTTCGGCAGGTGCGCGGCCGGAGACGCACGAAACCTCCGGCGTCGAGCGGACGGTGCTGCGGATCGTCGAGGTCGTTCCCCCCGAGCTGCGCGCCGGGGTGCTCGCGCTGGGCGCACTCGCCGCCCTGTTTGCCGCCTGGTCGCTCTATTCGGTCGTGCATGCACGCCGGCTCGAGCGCCAGCGACGGGAACTGCTCGACGAGGTCGGTTTGCTGCAGTCAGCGTTGTTGCCGAGCGTGCCCGAGCGGATCGGTTCGGCGCGCGTCTCGGTCGCCTACCGGCCGGCCGACGGCCCGGCCGCGGGCGGTGACTTCTACGACGCGCTCGAGCTCTCCGACGGCCGCGCGGCGTTTGTGCTTGGCGATGTCTCCGGACACGGGCGTCAGGCGCTCGCGCGGACTGCGTTCATGCGCTACACGCTGCGCGCCTACCTCGAGGCGGGTCTTGAACCGCGGGCGGTCCTGGAGGTCGCGGGACGCGTCATCGGCGAGAGCCTCGACGGCGAGTTCGCGACGACGATCGTCGCCGTCTACGACCCCCGCGCCGGCACCCTCACCTACGCCTGCGCCGGGCACCCGCCACCCCTGGTGTTGGCGCCGGAGCCGTTCGACCCGATCGTGCTCGGGTCGGCGCCGCCGATCGGCGTCGGCGTGCGCACGGGGGTGCGTCAGACGACTGTGCCGCTGCCACCGGGGTCGCTGGCTTGCCTCTTCACCGACGGGTTGACGGAGGCGCGGGTCCGCCCGGGGGAGGTGCTCGGGCGGGCGCGGCTCGAGCGGATCGTCGAGCGCTTACCACGCCCGGCTGCGGCCGGGCGCTTGCTCGAGCAGGTCGCGCGCAGCGCCTCGGTCAGCGACGACATGGCGGTTTGTCTGATCGAGCCGCTGGCGAGCGTGAGCGCCGGTTCGTTCCGCGTCGAGGAGCTGGAACTGGCGGCCGAAGAGCTCGAGGGACCGCTGGCGCTTCGCTTCCTGGGGGCTTGTGGGGTCGGTCCGGAGCGTGCGCGCGAGGTGCGCGAGGAGGCACGCCGCGTTGCCCGGGCGCACGGTGCGGCGGTCGTGCGCGCCGTGCTCGGTGTGCGCACGAGCGTGTCGGTAGCGCCCGCCAACGTCGTCGACCTCGAGGGTGCCGCGCGGCTGCGCGGCCGTCGCATCGCCTGA
- a CDS encoding peroxiredoxin-like family protein produces the protein MSALERLLGVAREPQRTNPPARGDELGELVLPDHEGREVRLGELWAERPAVLVWLRHYGCVHCRAHALELDQRRGEFEEAGVGLWLIGQATPRHAAHFRRKLGIELPVLADRERESYRRAGAKVATFGELLGPRSLSAGTQRMLSSFGRVRQGRVVGHPAQLGGALVIDRDGRVMHAHMAEDAADNANADELLAAARRLAAGANARSG, from the coding sequence GTGAGCGCACTCGAGAGATTGCTTGGCGTCGCGCGCGAACCGCAGCGCACCAATCCCCCGGCCCGTGGCGACGAGTTAGGCGAGCTTGTCTTGCCGGATCACGAAGGCCGGGAGGTGCGTCTCGGCGAGCTGTGGGCGGAGCGTCCAGCAGTGCTGGTTTGGCTGCGTCACTACGGCTGCGTGCACTGCCGCGCGCACGCGCTGGAGCTCGACCAGCGCCGGGGCGAGTTCGAAGAGGCCGGCGTGGGCCTGTGGCTGATTGGTCAAGCGACCCCTCGCCATGCGGCGCACTTCCGGCGCAAGCTCGGCATCGAGTTGCCGGTGCTCGCCGACCGCGAGCGCGAGAGCTACCGTCGCGCGGGCGCGAAGGTCGCGACGTTCGGCGAGTTGCTGGGGCCGAGAAGCCTCTCGGCTGGCACCCAGCGGATGTTGAGCTCGTTCGGTCGCGTGCGTCAGGGACGCGTGGTCGGCCACCCCGCGCAGCTCGGCGGTGCGCTGGTGATCGACCGCGACGGGCGCGTGATGCACGCGCACATGGCGGAGGACGCAGCCGACAACGCGAACGCCGACGAGCTCCTCGCCGCGGCGCGCCGGCTGGCTGCGGGCGCCAACGCTCGTAGCGGTTGA